The following are from one region of the Sulfurimicrobium lacus genome:
- a CDS encoding Crp/Fnr family transcriptional regulator yields the protein MTLPNSYLDKIRHIYLFDNLSDAEFKQVSEHSKLVKFATGEILYSQGDYCHHFYVVFDGVMKLFHAAPNGTERVLELIGAGQLLGEDAMFIGQYSTHAVALEPSHVIAFDSRTFVNLLHTNPELCLRMMTLMSHRQQNLIDEIGNLTLQSAIQRITQYLIKENGSLAELDGVVRFNANKQVIASRLGVTPETFSRIIGKLRNEGMIDCIKDSIVLKNVASLRQVADGMISLNR from the coding sequence ATGACATTACCGAATTCTTATCTGGATAAAATTCGTCACATCTATTTGTTCGATAATCTCAGCGATGCCGAATTCAAACAGGTGTCCGAACACTCCAAACTGGTCAAGTTCGCCACGGGCGAAATACTGTATTCGCAAGGGGATTATTGCCACCATTTTTACGTCGTTTTCGATGGCGTGATGAAACTGTTCCACGCAGCTCCGAATGGAACGGAAAGGGTTCTGGAACTCATTGGCGCCGGGCAGTTGCTCGGTGAAGACGCCATGTTTATAGGTCAATATTCCACCCACGCAGTTGCCCTCGAGCCGAGCCATGTGATCGCTTTCGACTCTCGAACCTTCGTCAACCTGCTGCATACGAACCCGGAGCTGTGCTTGCGCATGATGACCCTGATGAGTCACCGCCAGCAGAACCTGATCGACGAGATCGGAAACCTCACCCTGCAGAGCGCCATCCAGCGCATCACGCAATACCTGATCAAGGAAAATGGCAGCCTGGCCGAACTCGACGGCGTGGTGCGGTTCAATGCCAACAAGCAGGTGATCGCCTCGCGCCTTGGCGTGACGCCCGAAACCTTTTCGCGCATCATCGGCAAGCTTCGCAATGAGGGAATGATAGACTGCATCAAGGATTCCATCGTGCTGAAGAACGTGGCTTCCTTACGGCAGGTTGCGGACGGGATGATTTCCCTGAATCGGTAA
- a CDS encoding response regulator: protein MRILIVDDHALLRAGVKHILSEHPDIEVAGEASNGAEALARIQAENWNAVVLDMSMPGKSGVELIKQIKAERPKLPILVLSMHTEDVYAVRTLKAGASGYLCKDNAETQLAQAIRKVAKGGLFMSQAVAEKLAVEMLSGTSDAPPHTLLSDREYQIFQLIARGRSVTEIADELNLSVKTVSTHKTRLMQKMNVANVAELIHYAIRHDLVPEENRMPE, encoded by the coding sequence ATGAGAATATTGATAGTCGACGATCACGCCCTGCTGCGCGCGGGGGTGAAACACATCCTTTCCGAACACCCCGACATCGAGGTGGCGGGCGAGGCGAGCAACGGCGCCGAGGCGCTGGCCAGGATACAGGCGGAGAACTGGAACGCGGTGGTGCTGGATATGTCCATGCCGGGCAAAAGCGGCGTCGAACTGATCAAGCAGATCAAGGCGGAAAGGCCGAAATTGCCGATTCTCGTCCTCAGCATGCACACCGAGGATGTGTATGCGGTGCGCACCCTCAAGGCCGGCGCATCGGGCTACCTGTGCAAGGACAACGCGGAAACGCAACTGGCCCAAGCCATCCGCAAAGTTGCGAAAGGCGGCCTGTTCATGAGCCAGGCGGTGGCGGAGAAACTGGCGGTCGAGATGCTGAGCGGTACGAGCGATGCGCCGCCCCATACCCTCCTGTCCGACCGGGAATACCAGATCTTCCAGCTCATCGCGCGCGGCAGAAGCGTCACGGAGATCGCCGACGAACTCAACCTGAGCGTAAAGACCGTCAGCACCCACAAGACCCGCCTGATGCAGAAGATGAATGTCGCCAACGTTGCCGAGCTCATCCACTACGCCATCAGGCACGACCTCGTCCCGGAGGAAAATAGGATGCCGGAATAG
- a CDS encoding ATP-binding response regulator yields MAEKNPAGPGEVLIVEDTPASLQLLSDLLTQAGYAVRQAQDGEMALLSARERPPELVLLDIRMPGIDGYEVCRRLKADPRTRDVPVVFLSAQHETEDKVQGFKLGAVDFVAKPYQPDEVLARVRTHIELRRLQTGLEQRVRERTADYEQSQKKLQASWQQLQELTGFLQTVREEERTRMAREIHDELGQALTALRIDLGWLVNKCSGDDPRIAEKLASAHQLVVRTLDAVRRISEDLRPGMLDDLGLAAAIENHVAKFTEHSGIPCALTMNREEFGIADDMATAIFRLTQEALTNVARHAAAHSVKVEILDGDDAIHVTVQDDGSGLPPSNGRKTFGLLGMRERVKMFGGKFDMASVPGKGTRIAAIFPKNQEVNE; encoded by the coding sequence TTGGCTGAGAAAAACCCGGCTGGTCCGGGCGAAGTGCTGATCGTCGAAGACACGCCGGCGTCCCTGCAACTGCTTTCCGATTTGCTGACGCAGGCCGGCTATGCCGTGCGCCAGGCGCAGGACGGCGAAATGGCCCTGCTCTCGGCGCGGGAGCGGCCGCCGGAACTGGTGCTGCTGGACATCCGCATGCCCGGCATCGACGGTTACGAAGTCTGCCGCCGGCTCAAGGCCGATCCGCGCACGCGCGATGTCCCGGTGGTCTTCCTTTCCGCCCAGCACGAGACGGAGGACAAGGTCCAGGGCTTCAAGCTGGGCGCGGTGGACTTCGTCGCCAAGCCCTATCAGCCCGACGAGGTTCTGGCGCGGGTGCGCACCCATATCGAGTTGCGGCGTCTGCAGACCGGGCTGGAGCAGCGGGTGCGTGAGCGCACGGCGGACTACGAGCAGTCGCAAAAGAAGCTGCAGGCGTCATGGCAGCAGCTGCAGGAACTCACCGGCTTCCTGCAAACGGTGCGCGAAGAGGAGCGCACCCGCATGGCGCGCGAAATCCACGACGAGCTGGGGCAGGCGCTTACCGCCTTGCGCATCGACCTGGGCTGGCTGGTAAACAAGTGCAGCGGCGACGACCCGCGCATCGCCGAAAAGCTGGCTTCCGCACACCAGCTGGTGGTGAGAACGCTAGACGCCGTGCGCCGCATTTCCGAGGACCTGCGGCCGGGCATGCTGGACGACCTTGGACTGGCGGCGGCCATCGAGAATCACGTGGCGAAATTCACCGAACACTCAGGCATCCCCTGCGCGCTCACCATGAACCGGGAGGAGTTCGGGATCGCCGACGACATGGCAACAGCGATATTCCGCCTGACCCAGGAGGCACTGACCAACGTGGCGCGCCATGCCGCCGCGCATAGCGTGAAAGTGGAAATTCTGGATGGTGACGACGCAATCCATGTGACGGTTCAGGACGACGGAAGCGGACTCCCCCCATCCAACGGGAGAAAGACCTTCGGATTGCTCGGCATGCGAGAAAGGGTCAAGATGTTTGGCGGAAAATTCGACATGGCCAGCGTGCCGGGCAAAGGCACCCGCATCGCTGCCATCTTCCCCAAGAATCAAGAGGTAAACGAATAG
- a CDS encoding HD-GYP domain-containing protein has protein sequence MKTMPSSAQQTYLEAVIKTAQYVAGLTSDRDIWSELGKVMSRFFDADIVAFAGKRPDGKILLHSCIPLDEDLCPPLLEAAQNTITQVLESGFLATDTLQLQQACSFAFLPLTEGRRTATVMLVGHYAAAPLSRELLNVYLAVAGLFDTTLARIASEHRFISMADNVPEMLYQILRYPDGKARFTYVSKGSVEALGLPPDELLANAAAFDGGIHPDDRAAYEAALMRCETDGVRLNQAFRWLDKRAGVRHILLNAMPSALEDGVVAWDGAAQDITERERLEAERKRSMAQLENSMEETVQAIATTIEMRDPYTAGHQRRVAGLAQRIAARMHLPAEEIHGIFLAATIHDIGKIHIPAEILSFPGKLGAIEYTLIKTHVQAGYDILKNIEFPWPLAQMVYQHHEHLDGSGYPRGLQGDQISLAGRILCVADVVESMATYRPYRPGLGVRKALAEVRKNRGKLYDTAVVNVCLELFREGYEFG, from the coding sequence ATGAAGACAATGCCCTCCAGCGCACAACAAACCTATCTAGAAGCGGTGATCAAGACGGCGCAATACGTCGCCGGCCTGACCAGCGACCGGGATATCTGGAGCGAGCTGGGGAAAGTCATGTCGCGCTTCTTCGACGCGGACATCGTCGCCTTCGCCGGGAAGCGCCCGGATGGGAAAATTCTGCTCCATTCCTGCATTCCCCTCGATGAAGACCTTTGCCCCCCGCTGCTCGAAGCTGCGCAGAACACCATCACCCAGGTGCTGGAAAGCGGTTTTCTGGCCACCGACACGCTGCAACTGCAGCAGGCCTGCTCGTTCGCCTTCCTGCCCCTGACGGAGGGCCGCCGCACCGCGACCGTGATGCTGGTGGGTCACTACGCCGCAGCGCCCCTGTCCAGGGAGTTGCTCAACGTTTACCTCGCGGTGGCCGGCCTGTTCGACACCACGCTCGCGCGCATCGCCTCGGAACACCGCTTCATCAGCATGGCGGACAACGTGCCGGAAATGCTTTACCAGATACTGCGCTATCCCGACGGAAAGGCCCGCTTCACCTATGTCAGCAAGGGTTCTGTGGAAGCGCTGGGGCTGCCGCCGGACGAACTGCTGGCGAACGCGGCGGCATTCGATGGCGGCATCCACCCCGACGACCGGGCAGCCTACGAGGCTGCGCTGATGCGCTGCGAAACGGACGGCGTGCGCCTCAACCAGGCATTTCGCTGGCTCGACAAGCGGGCCGGGGTGCGGCACATCCTGCTCAACGCCATGCCGAGCGCGCTGGAGGATGGCGTCGTAGCATGGGACGGCGCGGCCCAGGACATCACCGAGCGCGAACGGCTCGAAGCCGAGCGCAAGCGCAGCATGGCGCAGCTGGAAAACAGCATGGAGGAAACCGTCCAGGCCATCGCCACCACCATCGAGATGCGCGACCCCTACACCGCCGGGCACCAGCGCCGCGTCGCCGGCCTGGCGCAACGCATCGCGGCGCGAATGCACCTGCCGGCGGAGGAAATCCACGGGATTTTTCTCGCCGCGACCATCCACGACATCGGCAAGATCCACATTCCCGCCGAGATCCTGAGCTTTCCGGGCAAGCTGGGGGCGATCGAGTACACCTTGATCAAGACCCATGTCCAGGCCGGCTACGATATCCTGAAAAACATCGAATTTCCCTGGCCGCTGGCGCAGATGGTGTACCAGCACCACGAACACCTCGACGGCAGTGGCTACCCGCGCGGTTTGCAGGGTGACCAGATCTCGCTCGCCGGCCGCATCCTGTGCGTGGCCGACGTGGTCGAATCGATGGCGACGTACCGCCCCTATCGCCCGGGGCTGGGTGTGCGGAAGGCGTTGGCGGAAGTCAGGAAGAACCGCGGCAAGCTGTACGATACGGCGGTGGTGAACGTATGTCTGGAGCTGTTCAGGGAGGGATATGAGTTTGGCTGA
- a CDS encoding ASKHA domain-containing protein, with the protein MPELLLSIDGAAHRIAFAPGHSLRDILDATDFRVRSGCRGIGACGLCRVRVLSGADGEATQNERLHLSEAQLAGGMRLACQFSPAHDLEIEILNPAPPSNWKSPPDRVEAYPTHSPGGKWLPPEVRHPCGLAVDLGTTNLCLSLFDLAKGHWLADRWGRNPQQNFGADIITRLAAAQESPAAAREMSDAVVAAIGEALLDIATREGFDTRRVVNITVVGNTAMLALLTSHNFHLLLQPEYWTRFVDCRPEETSGWIAQWGANPLAEADVVAPLAGFVGSDLLAGLVATRFIDSAAPALFIDFGTNSEIALWNGRELWVTASAGGPAFESSGISCGVPAEAGAVFRVKCDAAGNLAWGIIGDDRAHGICGSGLVDLIACLLESGKLSSTGRFTAGETGYAFSAGGTALTLTKNDVDLMQRAKAAVGVGILALCGHAGITLKDLRRVCVGGAFGRYLDVANAQAIGLLPPGPPERVELSGNTALAGCCDVMLSSLAAEKLSDLRIRARIVNLAQHPDFDLVFLDNLYLQPLQER; encoded by the coding sequence ATGCCCGAGCTGCTGCTCAGCATCGACGGCGCGGCTCACCGCATCGCCTTCGCCCCCGGCCATTCGCTGCGCGACATCCTCGACGCGACCGATTTTCGCGTGCGCTCCGGCTGCCGCGGCATCGGCGCATGCGGGCTGTGCCGGGTGCGCGTGCTCTCCGGCGCGGACGGCGAAGCGACGCAGAACGAGCGCCTGCACCTGAGCGAAGCCCAGCTGGCGGGCGGAATGCGGCTCGCCTGCCAGTTCAGTCCGGCGCATGATCTCGAAATCGAAATCCTCAACCCCGCGCCCCCGTCGAACTGGAAATCCCCCCCGGACCGGGTGGAGGCGTACCCGACGCACAGTCCCGGGGGAAAATGGCTGCCGCCGGAAGTCCGGCATCCCTGCGGCCTCGCGGTGGACCTGGGCACGACCAATCTGTGCCTGTCGCTGTTCGATCTGGCCAAGGGGCACTGGCTCGCCGACCGGTGGGGCCGCAACCCGCAGCAGAATTTCGGCGCCGATATCATCACCCGCCTCGCGGCGGCACAGGAATCGCCCGCCGCCGCACGGGAAATGAGCGATGCCGTGGTGGCGGCCATCGGCGAAGCGCTGCTCGACATCGCCACGCGCGAGGGCTTCGACACGCGCCGCGTGGTCAATATCACCGTGGTCGGCAACACGGCGATGCTGGCCCTGCTCACCAGCCACAATTTCCACCTGCTGCTGCAGCCGGAATACTGGACCCGGTTCGTGGATTGCCGCCCCGAGGAAACGTCCGGCTGGATCGCGCAGTGGGGCGCGAACCCCCTCGCCGAGGCCGACGTCGTCGCGCCGCTGGCGGGCTTCGTCGGCTCGGACCTGCTGGCCGGGCTGGTGGCGACGCGCTTCATCGACAGCGCGGCGCCGGCACTATTCATCGACTTCGGCACCAATTCCGAGATCGCGCTGTGGAACGGCAGGGAACTGTGGGTGACCGCGTCCGCCGGAGGACCGGCCTTCGAAAGCAGCGGCATCAGCTGCGGCGTGCCCGCCGAGGCAGGCGCGGTGTTCCGCGTGAAGTGCGATGCGGCGGGGAACTTGGCCTGGGGCATCATCGGCGACGACCGCGCGCACGGGATATGCGGGTCTGGCCTGGTGGACTTGATCGCCTGCCTGCTCGAATCCGGCAAGCTGTCCAGTACCGGCAGATTCACCGCGGGCGAAACGGGATATGCCTTCAGCGCCGGCGGAACGGCGCTGACGCTGACCAAGAATGACGTGGACCTCATGCAGCGCGCCAAGGCCGCCGTCGGGGTCGGCATCCTGGCGCTGTGCGGCCATGCCGGGATTACGCTGAAGGACCTGCGGCGCGTTTGCGTGGGCGGGGCCTTCGGGCGCTACCTCGACGTCGCCAACGCCCAGGCCATAGGCCTGTTGCCGCCGGGGCCGCCGGAAAGGGTGGAGCTCTCCGGCAACACCGCCCTCGCCGGCTGCTGCGACGTCATGCTGTCGTCCCTGGCGGCGGAAAAACTGAGCGACTTGCGCATCCGCGCGCGCATCGTCAATCTGGCGCAGCATCCCGATTTCGACCTGGTGTTTCTCGACAATCTTTACCTTCAGCCGTTGCAGGAGAGATGA
- a CDS encoding uroporphyrinogen decarboxylase family protein, giving the protein MNSLERIKAALAFAPPDRTPAVPQLFGHAAAVGGVALRDYLRDGALLAACQARTLERYGHDVVFAFMDLCVETEALGSTLQYRENQYPDVISYALTLSSEVSALTMPDPASAGRMPELLKATSILRRELGDTTLVAGCVAGPMTLATQLLGIETALYLAVDDPARFEQILDFSTAVAIRYGCAQIAAGAHLPIVFDPAASPAVVPPQFFRELLLPRLQQVFAAFRQAGALANWLNIAGPTAATLPYYPEAGADIANFDYYVEPDQVQRLLPRTCVDGNMKSLLFVEASPDEVAAAAALLISSFARRGGFLLSSGCEIPPEAKPENIAAMVAACRRA; this is encoded by the coding sequence ATGAACAGCCTGGAGCGCATCAAGGCCGCGCTGGCTTTCGCCCCACCGGATCGCACCCCGGCTGTGCCGCAACTGTTCGGCCACGCCGCCGCGGTGGGCGGCGTCGCGCTGCGCGATTATCTGCGCGACGGCGCCCTGCTCGCCGCGTGCCAGGCCAGGACGCTGGAACGCTACGGCCACGACGTGGTGTTCGCCTTCATGGATCTGTGCGTGGAAACCGAGGCGCTCGGCTCGACGCTGCAATACCGCGAAAACCAGTATCCGGACGTGATTTCCTACGCGCTGACGCTCTCCAGCGAAGTATCGGCCCTGACTATGCCGGATCCTGCCAGCGCCGGGCGCATGCCCGAACTGCTCAAGGCGACATCGATCCTGCGCCGCGAGCTGGGCGATACGACGCTGGTGGCCGGCTGCGTGGCCGGGCCGATGACCCTGGCGACCCAGTTGCTCGGCATCGAGACCGCGCTCTACCTGGCGGTGGACGATCCGGCGCGATTCGAGCAGATTCTCGATTTTTCCACCGCCGTCGCGATCCGCTACGGCTGCGCCCAGATCGCGGCGGGCGCCCATTTGCCCATCGTGTTCGACCCCGCCGCGTCGCCCGCGGTGGTGCCGCCGCAGTTTTTCCGCGAACTGCTGCTGCCGCGGCTGCAGCAGGTTTTCGCCGCGTTCCGCCAGGCCGGGGCGCTGGCCAACTGGCTCAACATCGCCGGGCCGACGGCCGCCACCCTGCCCTATTACCCCGAGGCCGGCGCCGACATCGCCAACTTCGACTATTACGTCGAACCGGACCAGGTGCAGCGATTGCTGCCCCGCACCTGCGTCGACGGCAACATGAAATCGCTGCTCTTCGTCGAAGCGAGCCCGGACGAGGTGGCCGCCGCCGCTGCCCTGCTGATCTCGTCATTCGCCCGGCGCGGCGGCTTCCTGCTTTCCTCCGGCTGCGAAATCCCGCCCGAGGCGAAACCGGAAAACATCGCCGCCATGGTGGCGGCGTGCCGGAGGGCCTAG